One window of the Prochlorococcus marinus XMU1411 genome contains the following:
- a CDS encoding STAS domain-containing protein, producing the protein MEDFQKLTVSLRGNLEVKTNIIVFSFKGQLDAFSEKQFKTFVTNNLKNELPFVIDLAKIDFLDSSGLGALVQTAKECKKSNLGFSVVGNSRVAQTIKLVRLGDFLNLKSSLEDALNYLKN; encoded by the coding sequence ATAGAAGATTTCCAGAAGTTAACGGTTTCTTTAAGAGGAAACCTTGAGGTTAAAACAAACATTATTGTTTTTTCTTTTAAGGGCCAACTTGATGCTTTTTCAGAAAAACAATTTAAGACTTTTGTTACTAATAATTTAAAAAATGAACTTCCATTCGTTATTGATCTTGCAAAAATAGATTTTTTAGATTCCTCTGGTCTTGGAGCTCTTGTTCAAACTGCTAAAGAATGTAAGAAGTCTAATCTTGGCTTCTCTGTAGTTGGCAATTCGAGAGTGGCCCAAACAATTAAACTTGTTCGTTTGGGAGATTTTCTTAACTTGAAGTCAAGTCTTGAAGATGCATTAAATTATTTAAAGAATTGA
- a CDS encoding ribonuclease III domain-containing protein, producing MNYWIQNLSPYGSPEDIGVIQLAWLGDSVWELHQRLRHVHFPLKSKDLHLSVVNEVKAKSQAESLSQIEHLLNLNEIDLIRRARNKTKRYPKSSDPTIYSRATGFETLIGWLFLKDPQRLSTLFEYLELKMN from the coding sequence TTGAATTATTGGATTCAAAACTTGTCTCCTTATGGATCACCCGAAGATATAGGCGTTATCCAACTTGCTTGGCTTGGAGATTCAGTATGGGAGCTTCATCAAAGACTTAGGCATGTTCATTTCCCTTTAAAATCAAAAGATCTCCATTTATCTGTAGTAAATGAAGTAAAAGCAAAATCACAGGCAGAATCATTAAGTCAAATTGAACATTTATTAAATTTAAATGAAATTGATCTAATTAGGCGTGCTAGAAATAAAACAAAGAGATATCCAAAGTCTTCAGACCCTACCATATACTCTAGAGCAACTGGTTTTGAAACTCTCATTGGTTGGCTATTTTTAAAAGATCCTCAAAGATTATCAACACTTTTTGAATATTTAGAACTAAAAATGAATTAA
- the rlmB gene encoding 23S rRNA (guanosine(2251)-2'-O)-methyltransferase RlmB — MKNSSKKFFLGKNNKNNKKNSDFGSYSKNKNRSEKNERFLKNSFKNNNVDNLNKNEKNNIFSSSNKRKPIFKSNSEFSNKNPEIQQDFTNKRNFDDWIWGKHSVYEALCSERAINRIWCTSEIFSSDKFYILLKNLKSKGVLIEEVSWNRLSQLTYGASHQGVVLQLACSKTISLEQLIDFSKHNCANPILLALDGITDPHNVGAIIRSAEAFDCKGIIIPQRRSAGLTGTVAKVAAGALEHLQVSRVVNLNRALEELKKNGFLIVGLSGDGQLSISNFLEKAPLVVIVGSEDKGISLLTQKKCDYHLSIPLKGKTSSLNASVAAAISLFHLTCK; from the coding sequence ATGAAAAACTCCTCAAAAAAATTTTTTCTCGGAAAAAATAATAAAAATAACAAAAAAAATTCTGATTTTGGTTCTTACTCAAAAAATAAAAATCGTTCAGAAAAAAATGAAAGATTTTTGAAGAATTCTTTTAAAAATAATAATGTTGATAATTTAAATAAAAATGAAAAAAATAATATTTTTTCATCTTCAAATAAAAGAAAACCAATATTTAAATCTAATTCAGAATTTTCTAATAAAAACCCTGAAATTCAACAAGACTTTACTAATAAAAGAAATTTTGATGATTGGATATGGGGTAAACATTCTGTTTATGAGGCTCTTTGTAGTGAAAGAGCGATTAATAGGATTTGGTGTACTTCGGAAATCTTTTCCTCTGACAAATTCTATATTTTGCTTAAGAACCTTAAATCAAAAGGAGTTCTTATTGAAGAAGTTTCTTGGAACAGGCTTTCGCAACTAACTTATGGTGCTTCACATCAAGGCGTTGTATTGCAGTTAGCATGCTCTAAAACAATATCCCTAGAACAATTAATCGATTTTTCTAAACACAACTGTGCAAATCCCATACTACTAGCATTAGACGGTATAACTGATCCACATAATGTTGGTGCGATTATAAGATCTGCAGAAGCATTTGATTGTAAAGGCATTATTATTCCTCAGAGAAGATCAGCTGGATTGACGGGAACAGTCGCCAAAGTAGCTGCAGGAGCCTTAGAACACTTGCAAGTTAGTAGAGTTGTTAACTTGAATAGAGCACTAGAGGAGCTTAAGAAAAATGGTTTTCTTATTGTAGGCTTATCTGGAGATGGTCAATTATCTATCTCAAATTTTTTAGAAAAAGCACCCTTGGTAGTTATAGTCGGCTCTGAAGATAAAGGTATTTCTTTACTTACTCAAAAAAAATGTGATTATCATTTAAGCATTCCTCTAAAAGGTAAGACTTCAAGTTTAAATGCCTCCGTGGCGGCCGCTATATCACTATTTCATTTGACCTGCAAATAA
- a CDS encoding DUF1816 domain-containing protein, which produces MIRNFGNKLGLAWWAKIETEKPNGTYWFGPFITKRSLKENMSSFINDLSDEGFKNIKHSLVRCKKEEPLTV; this is translated from the coding sequence TTGATTAGAAACTTTGGAAACAAACTCGGATTAGCTTGGTGGGCTAAAATTGAGACAGAAAAACCTAATGGCACCTACTGGTTTGGCCCATTTATTACTAAACGTAGTTTAAAAGAAAATATGTCTTCTTTTATTAATGATCTTTCAGATGAAGGTTTTAAAAATATAAAACATAGTTTGGTTCGCTGCAAAAAAGAAGAACCATTAACTGTCTGA
- the gatA gene encoding Asp-tRNA(Asn)/Glu-tRNA(Gln) amidotransferase subunit GatA, producing the protein MNFNSLRKEIFNNNASVKELVNDIFAKIDHKDPEVNSYICITKDNALAQADNIDKLIQNKEKLPPLAGIPIAIKDNICTKGVVTTCASKMLKSFVAPYESTASSKLWSSGGICLGKTNLDEFAMGSSTETSVFGVTSNPWDINRVPGGSSGGSAASVAAGFCAAAIGSDTGGSIRQPASFCGVVGLKPTYGRVSRWGLVAFASSLDQIGPITNTVSDAAEILYSISGKDPFDSTCLDKPVPNYLTDLNKSIKGLKIGIIKECFEHKGLNPEVKESVLSGVERFKTLGAEVIEVECPRFNDGIATYYVIAPSEASANLARYDGVKYGYRSSKGTNLIDMTSKSRAEGFGDEVQRRILIGTYALSAGYSDAYYKKAQKVRTLIRRDFDIAFKKVDILLTPTCPTTAFLKGDFVNDPLSMYLSDLLTVPVNLAGLPAISIPCGFDTKGLPIGMQLIGNVLEENRILNAANIFEIDAQVIKKRPLF; encoded by the coding sequence ATGAATTTTAATTCTTTAAGAAAAGAAATTTTTAACAATAATGCTTCTGTTAAGGAATTAGTTAATGATATTTTTGCCAAGATAGATCATAAAGATCCTGAAGTTAACTCATATATTTGTATTACAAAAGATAATGCACTTGCACAAGCAGATAATATAGACAAATTAATTCAAAATAAAGAAAAACTTCCTCCTCTTGCGGGCATTCCAATAGCAATAAAGGATAATATTTGCACTAAAGGAGTTGTAACCACTTGTGCAAGCAAAATGCTAAAAAGTTTTGTTGCACCTTATGAATCTACAGCTTCAAGTAAATTATGGTCTTCAGGTGGAATTTGTTTAGGAAAGACAAATTTAGATGAATTTGCAATGGGTAGTTCGACTGAAACTTCTGTATTTGGCGTCACTTCAAACCCTTGGGATATTAATAGAGTTCCAGGAGGAAGCTCAGGCGGAAGTGCTGCTTCAGTTGCAGCTGGATTTTGTGCGGCAGCTATAGGTTCTGACACAGGAGGATCAATAAGGCAGCCAGCTTCTTTTTGTGGTGTTGTAGGTCTTAAGCCTACTTATGGCAGAGTAAGCAGATGGGGATTGGTTGCATTTGCTAGCTCTCTTGATCAAATTGGTCCAATTACTAATACTGTTTCAGATGCTGCTGAAATTCTTTATTCAATATCTGGTAAAGACCCTTTTGACTCAACATGTCTTGATAAACCAGTGCCGAATTATTTGACTGATTTAAATAAATCTATAAAAGGTCTAAAGATTGGAATTATTAAAGAATGTTTTGAACATAAAGGGCTCAATCCTGAAGTTAAGGAATCTGTTCTTTCTGGAGTTGAGAGATTCAAAACTTTAGGAGCTGAAGTTATTGAAGTTGAATGTCCTAGATTTAACGACGGTATCGCGACATATTATGTCATTGCACCTTCTGAAGCCTCCGCAAATTTAGCTAGATACGACGGAGTTAAATATGGCTACAGATCAAGCAAGGGTACAAATCTTATTGATATGACATCAAAAAGTAGAGCTGAAGGATTTGGAGATGAAGTGCAAAGAAGAATTTTGATAGGAACTTATGCTTTGTCAGCTGGATACAGTGATGCCTATTACAAAAAGGCACAAAAAGTTAGGACATTAATAAGAAGAGATTTTGATATTGCTTTTAAAAAAGTAGATATTCTATTAACCCCAACTTGTCCTACTACAGCTTTTTTGAAGGGTGATTTCGTAAATGACCCACTTTCTATGTATTTGTCTGATCTATTAACTGTTCCTGTTAATTTAGCTGGACTTCCAGCAATCAGTATTCCCTGCGGTTTTGATACTAAAGGATTACCTATAGGAATGCAATTAATAGGCAATGTATTAGAAGAAAATAGAATATTGAATGCTGCAAATATCTTTGAAATTGATGCTCAGGTAATTAAGAAGAGACCTTTATTCTAA
- a CDS encoding DNA polymerase III subunit alpha: protein MGFVPLHNHSDYSLLDGASQISKIVDRASDLGMESIALTDHGVMYGVLDLVKKCKEKGIKPIIGNEMYVINGSIDDPQPKKEKRYHLVVLAKNYTGYKNLVKLTTISHLNGMRGRGIFSRPCIDKSLLSKYSDGLIVSTACLGGEIPQAILKGRLDVAEDIALWYKKLFTDDFYLEIQDHGSIEDRIVNVELIKIGKKHQIKVIATNDAHYLSNMDVEAHDALLCVLTGKLISDEKRLRYTGTEYIKSEYEMLELFKDHIDDESINEAVNNTVEISQKVEVFDLFGNYRMPKFPLNEDTDSFSFLAQLSNEGLLKRLKKNDFTEVDESYKKRLSTELKIIKNMGFPDYFLVVWDYIKFARDNSIPVGPGRGSAAGSLVAYALQITNIDPVEHGLLFERFLNPARKSMPDIDTDFCIDRRNEVIDYVTNRYGEDKVAQIITFNKMTSKAVLKDVARVLDIPYGEADKLAKLIPVVRGKPYKLNEMIDKNSPSQEFREKYINDNRVKKWVDLALRIEGTNKTYGVHAAGVVIASEPLDELVPLQRNNEGQIITQYSMDDIESLGLLKMDFLGLKNLTMIEKTVSLINQSTGKKINIDDLPQNDGKTFELIGRGDLEGVFQLESSGMKQVVKDFKPNSLEDISSILALYRPGPLDAGLIPKFINRKNGNEKIDFPHPFIESILTETYGIMVYQEQIMKIAQDLAGYSLGDADLLRRAMGKKKVSEMVKHRNIFVDGSMKKGVNEKLANDLFDQMVLFAEYCFNKSHSTAYGAVTYQTAFLKAHFPVAYMAALLSVNSGSSDKMQRYISNCYSMGIEVISPSINFSGLDFTIKNNQILFGLSAIKNLGDSAIRNIIENRNSFGIFKSLSDLCDRLPSNVLNKRSLESLIHCGALDEFSNDNNRAQLLSDLEHVIEWASSRNRDRLSGQGNLFDSKEEFSNVAFSDSQLAKVDDYSLIEKLKLEKQLLGFYLSDHPLKHLTKPAKLISPISVSQLEEIKDRTKVSLVGMIPDLKQITTRKGDRMAIVQLEDLSGSCEAIVFPKTYVRLSEFLLTDTRLLVWGTIDKKSDKTQLIIDDCREIDNLKLLIINLESSQASDVRVQNTLRDCLIKFKPDKGRCGVKIPVLAAVRNKNSVTYVKFGEQFCIGDINGACKLLEDKSFQVNLKSLVS from the coding sequence ATGGGTTTTGTTCCGCTTCATAATCATAGTGACTACAGCTTACTTGATGGAGCCAGTCAAATTTCAAAAATTGTAGATAGAGCTTCCGATCTTGGAATGGAATCTATAGCTCTTACTGATCATGGAGTAATGTATGGTGTTCTCGATTTGGTCAAGAAGTGTAAAGAGAAAGGCATAAAACCAATTATTGGTAATGAAATGTACGTAATTAATGGTTCTATTGATGATCCTCAACCTAAAAAAGAAAAAAGATATCATTTGGTAGTGTTAGCAAAAAATTATACTGGTTATAAGAATCTAGTAAAGTTAACAACAATTAGTCACCTAAATGGGATGAGAGGTCGAGGCATTTTTTCTAGACCATGTATTGATAAATCTCTTTTAAGTAAATATAGTGATGGTCTAATAGTTTCCACAGCTTGTCTTGGTGGAGAGATACCTCAGGCTATCTTAAAAGGTAGATTAGATGTAGCCGAGGATATAGCACTTTGGTATAAAAAATTATTTACAGATGATTTTTATCTAGAAATACAAGATCACGGCTCTATCGAAGATAGAATTGTTAACGTTGAATTAATAAAAATTGGGAAGAAGCACCAAATAAAAGTCATCGCTACCAATGACGCGCACTATTTATCAAATATGGATGTTGAAGCACATGATGCTTTGCTTTGCGTTTTAACAGGAAAACTAATAAGTGATGAAAAAAGATTGAGATATACCGGTACAGAATATATAAAAAGTGAATATGAAATGCTTGAACTCTTTAAAGATCATATTGATGATGAATCAATTAATGAAGCGGTGAACAATACAGTAGAAATTTCTCAAAAGGTTGAAGTATTTGATTTGTTTGGTAATTATAGAATGCCAAAATTCCCTCTTAACGAAGATACAGATTCATTTTCATTCCTAGCACAATTATCTAATGAAGGTCTTTTAAAAAGACTTAAAAAGAATGATTTTACAGAAGTTGATGAGAGCTATAAAAAAAGACTATCTACTGAATTAAAAATTATAAAAAATATGGGTTTTCCAGATTATTTTTTGGTTGTTTGGGATTACATCAAATTTGCTAGAGATAACTCTATCCCCGTAGGGCCAGGTAGAGGCTCTGCAGCAGGCTCACTAGTAGCTTATGCCCTTCAAATCACAAACATAGATCCTGTTGAGCATGGATTATTGTTTGAGAGATTTTTAAATCCAGCAAGAAAGTCTATGCCAGATATTGACACCGACTTTTGTATTGATAGGAGAAATGAAGTTATTGATTATGTTACTAATCGTTATGGAGAGGATAAAGTTGCGCAAATAATTACTTTCAATAAAATGACCTCAAAGGCGGTTTTAAAAGATGTCGCAAGAGTTCTAGATATACCTTATGGAGAGGCTGATAAATTGGCTAAGTTAATACCGGTTGTAAGAGGGAAACCTTATAAACTTAATGAAATGATTGATAAGAATTCTCCTAGCCAAGAGTTTAGAGAAAAATATATTAATGATAATAGGGTGAAAAAATGGGTTGATTTGGCATTGAGAATTGAAGGAACTAATAAAACATATGGGGTTCATGCTGCTGGAGTTGTTATCGCTTCAGAACCTCTGGACGAACTTGTACCTCTTCAAAGGAATAATGAAGGACAAATAATAACCCAATATTCTATGGATGATATTGAATCACTCGGATTATTGAAAATGGATTTCTTGGGTCTTAAGAATCTTACGATGATTGAAAAGACAGTTTCTCTTATTAATCAATCAACTGGAAAGAAAATAAATATTGATGATTTACCTCAAAATGACGGTAAAACCTTTGAGCTTATTGGGAGAGGAGATCTTGAAGGTGTTTTTCAACTTGAATCTTCTGGAATGAAACAGGTCGTAAAGGATTTCAAACCTAACTCACTTGAGGATATTTCGTCCATACTTGCTCTTTATAGACCTGGTCCTCTTGATGCAGGCCTTATACCTAAATTCATAAATCGAAAAAATGGGAATGAAAAGATTGATTTCCCTCATCCTTTTATTGAGTCAATTCTAACTGAAACCTATGGAATTATGGTTTATCAGGAACAAATCATGAAAATTGCTCAAGACCTAGCCGGTTATTCTTTAGGTGATGCTGATTTACTTCGAAGAGCAATGGGTAAAAAGAAAGTATCTGAGATGGTCAAACATAGGAATATTTTTGTAGACGGTTCTATGAAGAAGGGTGTAAATGAAAAATTAGCAAATGATCTTTTTGATCAAATGGTTTTATTCGCAGAATATTGTTTTAATAAGAGTCACTCAACTGCTTATGGTGCAGTAACTTATCAAACAGCATTTTTAAAAGCCCATTTTCCTGTTGCATACATGGCAGCGCTTTTAAGTGTAAATTCTGGCTCTAGCGACAAGATGCAAAGATATATTTCTAATTGCTACTCAATGGGAATAGAGGTTATTTCTCCAAGTATTAATTTTTCTGGGCTTGATTTCACTATTAAGAATAATCAGATTTTATTTGGTTTATCCGCAATTAAGAATTTAGGAGATTCTGCAATAAGAAATATAATAGAAAATCGTAATAGTTTTGGAATCTTTAAGTCATTATCAGATTTGTGCGATCGTTTGCCTTCTAATGTTCTTAACAAAAGAAGTCTTGAATCTCTAATTCATTGTGGTGCACTAGATGAGTTTTCAAATGATAATAATAGAGCTCAATTATTGTCAGATCTCGAACATGTTATTGAGTGGGCTTCTTCAAGAAATCGTGATAGATTATCTGGGCAAGGAAATCTATTTGACTCTAAAGAAGAATTTTCTAATGTTGCTTTTTCAGATTCACAATTAGCTAAGGTTGATGATTATTCACTTATTGAAAAGTTAAAGTTAGAAAAGCAGCTATTAGGCTTTTACTTATCTGATCATCCTCTAAAGCATTTAACTAAACCAGCAAAACTTATATCACCTATAAGCGTTTCTCAGTTAGAAGAAATAAAAGATAGAACAAAAGTATCTTTAGTTGGGATGATCCCTGATTTGAAGCAAATCACAACGAGAAAAGGAGATAGGATGGCTATAGTTCAGTTAGAAGATCTTTCTGGAAGTTGCGAAGCAATAGTTTTTCCAAAAACCTATGTAAGATTATCAGAATTTCTCTTGACTGATACTAGATTATTGGTATGGGGTACAATTGATAAAAAAAGTGATAAGACTCAATTAATTATTGATGATTGTAGAGAAATAGATAACCTTAAATTGCTTATAATTAATCTTGAAAGTTCTCAAGCATCAGATGTAAGAGTACAAAATACTTTAAGAGATTGTCTAATTAAATTTAAACCAGATAAAGGTAGATGTGGAGTAAAGATTCCAGTTTTAGCTGCAGTAAGAAACAAAAATAGTGTTACCTATGTTAAATTTGGCGAACAATTCTGTATTGGAGATATTAATGGAGCATGCAAATTACTAGAGGATAAATCATTCCAGGTTAACTTGAAATCTTTAGTTTCCTAG
- a CDS encoding PAM68 family protein, whose amino-acid sequence MKKKQSKKKTQIKKKKNYSDKTAFANLEKTSNNTTTPKRSSNGIPKYVADRMARRIFFTAGIPTILGMSVFVVSYIIVTRNIAEIPPSSTIAISALFFLLGLAGLSFGILSASWDKEPGSFFGIENIPMNIQRAKAAFKPATQNFEDKS is encoded by the coding sequence ATGAAAAAAAAGCAATCTAAAAAAAAGACACAAATTAAAAAGAAAAAAAATTATTCCGATAAAACTGCCTTTGCTAATCTAGAAAAAACATCTAATAATACAACTACACCAAAACGTTCATCAAATGGGATACCTAAATATGTTGCTGATAGAATGGCAAGAAGAATATTTTTTACAGCAGGAATACCGACCATACTAGGGATGTCGGTTTTTGTTGTTAGCTACATTATCGTTACAAGAAATATAGCTGAAATACCTCCTTCCTCAACAATTGCAATTTCAGCATTATTTTTCTTGTTAGGACTAGCAGGATTGAGTTTTGGAATATTATCAGCTAGTTGGGATAAAGAACCTGGATCATTTTTTGGTATTGAAAATATTCCAATGAACATACAACGTGCAAAAGCAGCCTTCAAACCTGCAACTCAAAATTTCGAGGATAAAAGTTAA
- the rpsO gene encoding 30S ribosomal protein S15, whose protein sequence is MSLDTAEKQKLIETHQVHPTDTGSAEVQVAMLSKRISKLSDHLQGNIHDFASRQGLLKMIGKRKRLLSYIKDKNVQRYQELVKKIGIRG, encoded by the coding sequence ATGTCATTAGACACAGCCGAAAAACAGAAGCTGATTGAAACCCACCAAGTACATCCAACTGATACAGGGTCAGCTGAAGTGCAAGTAGCAATGCTTTCTAAAAGAATATCTAAATTAAGTGACCACCTTCAGGGAAACATTCATGATTTCGCTTCAAGGCAAGGATTATTAAAAATGATTGGTAAAAGGAAAAGATTGTTATCTTATATAAAAGACAAAAACGTTCAGAGATATCAAGAACTAGTAAAGAAAATTGGAATCAGAGGATGA
- the ruvA gene encoding Holliday junction branch migration protein RuvA: protein MISWISGELVELWQTNQKFFVLVNCQGLGYEIQILESFFLKLKTNQISNKNINLWIKHIKKEDSDLLFGFTSKDQKNFFIEILSIRGVGSQIGMGILNKFSFSEVIKAIKTQNKKLIRSVPGIGQKMSDRLILELKTKFENEIQFEEEKGNDQLEINNPEINKMMEDLQLTLQSLNYKNKEIKAILPILIKEIDLLTKKENNLSFENLLKLAMNYLDKDSSNLAS from the coding sequence TTGATTAGCTGGATAAGCGGAGAATTGGTTGAATTATGGCAAACTAATCAAAAATTTTTTGTCCTAGTAAATTGTCAAGGATTAGGATACGAAATACAAATACTGGAGTCCTTTTTTCTCAAATTAAAAACAAATCAGATATCTAATAAAAACATCAATCTTTGGATAAAACATATTAAGAAAGAAGATTCTGATTTATTATTTGGCTTTACATCAAAAGATCAAAAAAATTTTTTTATTGAAATTTTAAGTATCCGAGGAGTTGGATCTCAAATTGGTATGGGGATATTAAATAAATTTTCTTTTAGTGAAGTTATCAAAGCAATAAAAACACAAAACAAAAAATTAATTAGATCCGTACCTGGAATAGGACAAAAAATGAGTGATCGGTTAATTTTAGAATTAAAAACTAAATTTGAAAATGAAATACAATTTGAAGAAGAAAAAGGAAATGATCAATTAGAGATTAATAATCCTGAAATTAATAAAATGATGGAAGACCTTCAGTTAACCCTTCAATCATTAAATTACAAAAATAAAGAAATAAAGGCTATTTTGCCAATTCTTATTAAAGAAATAGATCTTCTAACAAAAAAAGAAAATAATTTATCATTTGAAAATTTATTAAAATTAGCTATGAACTATCTAGATAAGGATAGTAGTAATTTAGCTAGTTAA
- a CDS encoding glycine zipper 2TM domain-containing protein: protein MVKFLYLSILFCFSPIVQVNASTPKSVTCTRTEYREEYIPGTKSKPGYVKSYEIDVVIPCGGQSQAEKIDDNDCSEGSVIGGILGAGIALSSSRGKDRFWAVPAGGTAGALIGCQVDGG, encoded by the coding sequence ATGGTGAAATTTCTTTATTTATCTATTTTGTTTTGTTTTTCTCCTATTGTTCAAGTGAATGCTTCAACTCCAAAGTCTGTGACATGTACAAGAACTGAGTATAGAGAAGAATATATTCCTGGAACAAAGTCAAAGCCAGGCTATGTAAAAAGTTATGAAATCGACGTTGTTATCCCCTGTGGAGGTCAAAGTCAAGCTGAAAAAATAGATGATAATGATTGTAGTGAAGGTTCTGTTATTGGAGGTATTCTTGGTGCAGGAATAGCACTTTCTTCCTCTAGAGGAAAAGATAGATTTTGGGCCGTACCAGCTGGAGGAACTGCAGGAGCTCTAATTGGTTGTCAGGTGGATGGTGGTTAA